The following proteins are co-located in the Silene latifolia isolate original U9 population chromosome 1, ASM4854445v1, whole genome shotgun sequence genome:
- the LOC141611588 gene encoding pentatricopeptide repeat-containing protein At1g76280-like, protein MHRIISRWPIRLFSEGFSGSTLPKRGKNNGLVAAESFQTASDWTVNFVSGGESTSKPIGQQVVNALQLGHRNQASSLLSEFDAASHMMNAEDIVSILEYCAKTPDPLFVMQTWRVLQEKEITLTRHYYLLIVRALFNGGHIEEAIRLVKFLGENHHVSFILPVYNFLLSACAKMKDVMYRDQCLNLMDKHLLGKNEHTYTALLKLAVWEKNLLAVHEILREQCKYYNLNIISLRKFIRSFTELNDLESAYKTLQYMVSVALKEGTYLRRTMLGKIICPNLDIPIPSATVTSILGSDSLQDGDFRTNISDDCEEMITNTNKDLQCIPLNLDASTLNNPEKGPIKKVLRWSFNDVIRACGRGNAELVGKLIMQMQNLGLEPSPWTYDCFVRAVIPGRNFRDTVELLKIMEEKEVKLYDSTLLILSISFSKALNLDSAESLLNQITRSSHPHSYNAFLAACDKMEQPERAIPMLAKMRDLKIKPNIRTYALLFSLFGNVNAPYEKGNLFSQAIVTQRINAIQADMLENGVQHNKSSMFYLLNALGSEGMVQEMMRHLYWAEEHLSALNCLNVGVYNIVLHWLNESNETYKAFEIFKNMKLCGLRPDASTYNIMVDCCGNIRCLKSARALVSLMVRDGFPPQTPTYTAFIKVLLRCNALDEALNLLDQALSEAKPDVLLFNTILLKASAQKRIDVIEHVLKVMQREKIRPDPSTCSYVFNAYVERGFFGTAVEALQVLSIQMISKDNYVSTKRIKIYEDLILSEEPDAEMKIIQKFNHSNIELVAALLNLRWCSFVGASISWVPDQSPWAERLRDTDDR, encoded by the exons ATGCATAGAATTAT ATCAAGATGGCCTATAAGATTATTTTCAGAGGGTTTTTCTGGATCTACATTGCCGAAAAGG GGAAAGAATAATGGGTTAGTTGCAGCGGAATCATTTCAAACTGCTTCTGACTGGACag TTAATTTTGTCTCTGGAGGAGAATCAACAAGCAAGCCCATAGGCCAGCAAGTTGTTAATGCTCTTCAGTTAGGCCATAGAAACCAAGCTTCCAGTCTACTGTCAGAATTTGATGCTGCTAGCCACATGATGAATGCTGAAGATATTGTCAGCATTCTTGAATACTGTGCCAAAACACCAGATCCATTG TTCGTAATGCAGACATGGAGAGTCCTACAAGAGAAGGAAATTACTTTAACTCGGCATTATTACTTGCTTATTGTCCGTGCTCTTTTTAATGGTGGTCACATAGAAGAG GCAATTCGTTTGGTGAAATTTCTTGGAGAAAATCATCATGTCAGTTTTATACTCCCTGTGTACAATTTTCTTCTGTCAGCTTGTGCAAAAATGAAGGATGTGATGTATCGTGATCAATGCTTGAATTTGATGGACAAACATTTGTTAGGGAAGAATGAGCACACGTATACAGCTCTTCTTAAG CTTGCAGTTTGGGAGAAAAATTTGTTAGCTGTGCATGAAATTCTGAGAGAGCAATGCAAATATTACAATCTGAACATTATCTCATTGCGAAAGTTCATCCGGTCTTTTACAGAATTGAACGATTTGGAATCTGCATATAAAACATTGCAATATATGGTTTCTGTAGCTCTTAAGGAAGGAACCTATCTACGTAGAACTATGCTGGGAAAAATCATTTGTCCAAATCTGGATATTCCTATTCCTTCAGCCACTGTAACGAGTATCCTAGGCTCTGATTCGTTACAAGATGGAGATTTCAGAACTAATATCTCGGATGATTGTGAAGAAATGATTACAAACACAAATAAGGATCTGCAATGCATTCCTTTAAACTTAGATGCTAGTACGCTCAACAATCCTGAAAAGGGGCCCATTAAGAAGGTCTTGAGATGGTCTTTCAATGACGTCATACGTGCATGTGGTCGCGGAAATGCAGAACTAGTTGGGAAATTAATCATGCAG ATGCAAAATCTTGGACTGGAACCATCACCGTGGACATATGACTGCTTTGTTAGAGCAGTTATTCCAGGCCGAAATTTTCGTGATACCGTGGAATTA TTAAAAATAATGGAGGAGAAAGAAGTGAAGCTATATGATTCCACTCTTTTAATTCTTTCAATAAGCTTCAGCAAAGCTTTAAATTTAGATTCAGCTGAATCCTTGCTTAATCAGATTACAAGAAGTTCTCATCCTCACTCTTACAACGCATTCCTTGCGGCATGTGATAAGATG GAGCAACCTGAACGTGCCATTCCGATGTTGGCTAAGATGAGGGATCTGAAAATCAAACCAAATATCAGGACATATGCGTTACTTTTTTCTTTATTTGGGAACGTAAATGCTCCTTATGAAAAAGGCAACCTGTTCTCACAGGCTATTGTTACTCAAAGGATCAATGCCATACAAGCGGATATGCTTGAAAATGGAGTTCAGCACAATAAAAGTTCAATGTTCTATTTG CTGAATGCCCTTGGATCGGAAGGGATGGTGCAGGAAATGATGCGGCATTTGTATTGGGCGGAAGAACATTTGTCCGCACTCAACTGTCTTAACGTAGGGGTGTATAATATCGTACTGCATTGGCTTAATGAGTCTAATGAG ACTTATAAGGcatttgaaattttcaaaaacatGAAACTATGTGGGCTTCGGCCTGATGCTTCAACTTACAATATCATGGTTGATTGCTGTGGAAATATAAGATGCTTGAAGTCTGCACGCGCTTTGGTTTCTTTGATGGTTCGTGATGGCTTTCCTCCTCAGACCCCAACATACACAGCATTTATAAAG GTTCTGCTGCGATGCAATGCTTTGGATGAAGCCTTGAATCTTCTTGACCAAGCTCTGTCCGAAGCAAAACCGGATGTCCTGCTATTCAACACCATCCTTCTCAAAGCCAGTGCACAG AAAAGAATCGATGTTATTGAGCATGTACTCAAGGTGATGCAACGAGAGAAGATCCGGCCAGATCCATCAACCTGTAGTTATGTGTTTAATGCATATGTTGAACGTGGATTCTTTGGCACCGCTGTTGAAGCATTACAGGTCTTGAGCATTCAAATGATTTCAAAGGACAATTATGTTAGCACGAAAAGGATAAAGATATATGAGGATCTCATTCTTAGTGAAGAACCAGATGCAGAAATGAAAATAATCCAGAAATTCAATCATTCTAATATAGAACTTGTTGCCGCCCTTCTAAATTTAAGATGGTGTTCGTTTGTTGGGGCCTCAATTTCATGGGT